The Lycium barbarum isolate Lr01 chromosome 9, ASM1917538v2, whole genome shotgun sequence genome has a segment encoding these proteins:
- the LOC132609419 gene encoding 2-oxoglutarate-dependent dioxygenase 19-like, which yields MAPTQPAITVKILSESPNLKSIPSNYVNSAMYPSDSPASDPIDSNSIPTVDFSLLNSTDPHQRSEAINSLNKACQDWGFFMVVNHGIPENLMKEVIDGTQGFFNMREEEKKEFEGKHVLDPIRCGTSFNASKEKAFFWRDYLKVFVHPKFHSPSKPQGYSDTMSEYSEKTREVAKGLLAGISEGLGLEECFLDKALDMKSGFQIFIANYYPRCPQPELALGMPPHSDHGLLTLIIQNQVGGLQVQHQGKWIHVNALPNSLLVNTGDHLEIFSNGKYKSNVHRVVVNNTRPRISVAVAHGPSLEAIVSPACPLVQSESNPPAYIPMKYKDYMELQQSNQLHQKSILEQVKILRN from the exons ATGGCTCCTACTCAACCTGCCATTACTGTGAAAATACTTTCTGAGTCACCAAATCTCAAGTCTATTCCTTCAAACTATGTTAACTCTGCTATGTATCCCTCTGATTCCCCTGCATCTGATCCTATTGATTCAAACTCCATCCCTACCGTTGATTTTTCTCTACTCAACTCCACTGATCCTCATCAACGTTCAGAAGCTATCAACAGCCTAAACAAAGCTTGCCAAGACTGGGGATTTTTCATG GTGGTAAATCATGGAATACCAGAAAATTTGATGAAGGAAGTAATTGATGGGACTCAAGGATTTTTCAACATGAGAGAGGAAGAGAAGAAAGAGTTTGAAGGGAAGCATGTTTTGGATCCAATAAGGTGTGGTACCAGCTTCAATGCCTCTAAGGAGAAAGCTTTTTTTTGGAGGGACTATCTTAAGGTCTTTGTACATCCTAAATTTCACTCTCCTAGCAAACCCCAAGGATACAG TGATACTATGTCGGAGTATAGTGAGAAAACTCGAGAAGTAGCAAAAGGATTACTTGCAGGAATATCAGAAGGCTTAGGACTTGAAGAATGTTTCTTGGACAAAGCTCTAGACATGAAGTCAGGATTTCAGATATTCATTGCAAATTATTACCCACGTTGTCCTCAGCCTGAACTTGCACTTGGAATGCCACCTCATTCAGATCATGGCCTTTTAACGCTTATTATTCAAAACCAAGTTGGAGGTCTACAAGTTCAACATCAAGGCAAATGGATTCATGTCAATGCTCTTCCAAATTCTCTCTTGGTCAATACTGGTGATCATCTTGAG ATTTTCAGTAATGGCAAATACAAGAGCAATGTACACAGAGTAGTGGTAAACAACACACGTCCAAGAATATCAGTTGCTGTTGCTCATGGACCATCACTAGAAGCAATTGTGAGCCCTGCTTGCCCATTGGTACAAAGTGAAAGCAACCCTCCAGCTTATATACCAATGAAGTACAAGGATTACATGGAGTTGCAGCAGAGTAATCAACTTCACCAAAAATCCATCTTGGAACAGGTCAAGATTCTTAGGAactaa